The sequence below is a genomic window from Uranotaenia lowii strain MFRU-FL chromosome 2, ASM2978415v1, whole genome shotgun sequence.
GACGCGATGGAACTTCGGGAATACCCAAGCTGTTGTAATCGCCCATCTGGCTATCGCAGAAACTGACTGTGTTGGGTGTGCAGAGGAGAATCTCTTGCTCTACTCGCTGTATCCAGTTGtcggttttcaattttatagaaAGACTGACACCACAAActtgaacaaactttttttgaGCTGCCGTTAATGCGGATTGTCCATCGCGGAACGTCACCCACATAATGTCTCCAACGAAGCGTACCAATGTGACTTCGCCGATTTGAGTCAACTCTTGAATTAATGCACTCATCAAGTTTTCATCATATATGCTGCCTTCATCTTCATCGCCAGAATCAGCATTGGAAGATGAGTTCATTGATTGAATAAGTATAGTTCCATCTGGAGGACCTAAGTCTGTGATGACATCGTTGAATACCTGCGCTCTTCGTTGTGGATCGATTTTACAAAGCTCAACATCTATTATGGCAATCACCGGCCTATGATCACTCTGCTTCAACTCAGCTCTTCCATAATGAACCAATCGTCCCGGATTCCAGTTCGGGTGCTTATCAGCGTCTGGGCTCTGTTTCCTTCGTCGCCACAAAACACGATCCGTCCAGGCTGGAGCACGGCATTTCTCGCTTGTGTCGTAATCGTCACTAAACAGATCGTACTTGTACGTGGGTTGGAATGAAATCTCCCCTTCTAGGAAATCATTGAAAACACTGCCGGTATTCTGTTGTATTCGCAGCTGGTCAAATTGTAAAACGGAAGCGAGGTCGTTCTGTTTCAAAGTCTCCTTCAGTTCCTCTTTATCCATATCGATGCGATAGTTAAAATCACCACACCAAAACACGTAGTCGTGAGACTTTAATGTTCGACCCATTGGGAATGCTATTTTACGGGTTATTTCAGCATAATCTGCATTTCGTTCGGTAACTTGGGATTGACCAGCGGCAAAATGAGCACACACGAAACAAATCGAAGTGCCATGAATCACAAAACGTATTGCTGCTGCTCCTTTATTACCAGTTGCACCACCCAACCCAGTCTTGACGCAATCGGATGCCACATCTCGAATGTAAGGAGCATGCTGTGGCCTTACGTAGATGTACAAACAAACTCCCACTAGCTGCTGATAAGTGAGCAGAACATATTCCTCATCACGACTAATCACTTTCTGTAACTCTTCAGCCCAGGCTTTAGCGTTATCAGAGCTGCAATTAGATAAAGTACAATTAAGAACTATTTTGTTTTGCAATGCTTATAAGCTTACAACGAACTTACCTTGCTGCCACAATGTTGGATGCATTTAAGTCAACAATTTCTTGGAAACCAACAGCAAATATGTCTATCGGTGGCTCATTAGTGTCTTCCGGGTTGGCAACATCTACCAGAGCTGGTGAATAAAAAGACGCAATtaatttggattgtattgtatTAGAAAACATTCTAAAACCTACACCGAGAACGTGCCAATTTATGACAATCCAGCAGCCAATCAGCCAATGAAACGTCCTTGTAGGCAACACTACGAAAATGTTTGCCCCCGTTAACGTTGTAGGTACCGCAGGCAATTCTCATGTCATACGGTCCAACAAACTCGTCATACCGTCGACACATCTCCCGCAAGACAGGAGTTGGGGCTAAAAATAATTGtcgattaaaattcaaatattttactagaaaaatatttttcccacCGTGTAACAAATTTGAGGGCAGCAAGATCCTAGCACGATCAGCCAGTTCAGAGCTAAGCGTAGATCCAACTAACAGAACATCGATAGCTTCCTGCTTCGAGTTATCCAAAAGGTTGTTCTGAATGGTTCTCGCTGCCGAACGAGCACCATCCATGAGTTTTGAGCCACCTTGAATGGCGCCGGTACCAGCGTAAATTTTGCTCACTTCATTACCATTGTTGATCCACATTTGTCGGAATACTTCTTCAAACCGCGAACTGATTTGCTGCTTTTTGTCGGAAAGGGTGGacatttgagaaatttgttcGTTCAGAATCTCCAATCCGATGTAAGTTTGAACACAGTTGGTACGGTCCAAACAATCGAGGCAATTTGTCCGAATGGCACCCTTTTGTTCGCGGAACACGCTGTCTCCGACAGCGTGGAACAATCCAAAGTCTGAGCACATGGCATCTATTTTGGCTTTCAATTTGGACAACGCACCAGTATTTCCACCCCGACACTCTTGGTGGTAATCAAAGACGATATGTGGTACATCGGTGTGGTTCGATTCTTTGTGATGCCTCTGAAATTCGTTACTCAAACTTGCTTCACCTTCTTTGCTGCCGATTAAACTGGTGCCTAGTAAATTGATTATAGCTTGTTTGCCATAGCGCGATTTCATGGCTGTCATGTGGCGATCGAAGGCAGATCTGGATGTTTCAAAGCCACGAGACAGTTTCACTTTATGTGAGCCCACTTGTACGCCCGGTTGTTCCCAAAATAATGGAACGCTGCCACGTGTTTGGATATATGATGATACCTCAGCATCTAGGTAAATGCACTGTTCTGTTTCGACAAAATTTGCTACACATCCTTCATCATTCGTGCCTCGCACATTAAATCTTGTTCCAGCTCGTTCACAGCTCAATCGTGAAATGATAGCAGCCCTAGCCTGTTTGCTTCCGGCATAGACAGTTCTAATTTCAACCGAACCGCACATGGCCTTCAGCAGCCAAAATTCACATTCGACACCAAACCGCAGCATATGAATGAACAACATTCGATTCCAGAAAAACCGATTGTCTGTTTTTGTAGTTCGTCTACGGCGTTGGGCAGATAAAGTTATATCAAAATTGTAGCCACTGGAACCGCCCACCTGCTGCAGGGTACTGCTGGCACTTTGATTGGCAAAGGAGAAGTAGAATGTGCCCGAATTGAGGACTTTGCGTATTTCCGAAATGCGATCTTCATTGGTCGGCTGATACTGGAGCGACACAAACTGAGTCTGGGTGATCCGAAAAACTTCGTAATCAACGATTTTTCCAACCGAAAAACATCCAGTTACCATAACCAGATAGAGTAGGGAACTGTCGCCGGCATTAAGTTGCAGCACTCCGAGACAACCGTAGGCgtctaaaactttcgtgtaCTGCTTGCGGACGATTTCCGTTTCTTGGGCAGCTATAGgaaggtagaaaaaaaaaaacaaaagtatgaatttaatttttcatttataagaaatacgaactttaaagttgatcatAGTACAGTTCAGTCATAAAGTTGaccatattttatttaaaaaaatctttataaaaatttgctctaaacatatttaaaaactacGGAATTTAACACCTTAAATCCTGACATAAAGAAAGTAAGGTTCTAAAAATCCAAACAATAAGAGAATCGGCGACGAAAGAGGCTAGTGTAGCATTTCTTCGGGCTTGAAGATTATCCATGTCTATGAGACGACATCgatgttcgtagcttggcagGTAAAACGGGTCTAGGTGTCTGAGAACATAACGAAAAAGCGCCGCTGGTTAGCCTCGAACAGCTCGGTACCGTTCTGGTAGTATGGacattaaccttcccatgccgttcgcaaaatatccgtttcggagaAATTTGAGttatagtttgatttcgttctcctggctgtaaatgttaaccgattttgatgatattatattcattgtgtaggtaatttgttctcattactcaaaattttaaaataaagtcgatatgtattaccaagttttcaaaaactggttcagaaagtaaaaagcccgaaaaatcaattttatttttaaaatgctcataacttttgacagtttttctgtatttaagtgtttcattaatgtttgaattcgttaagaatccatctatccgacagtgtatagatatgttgggatccaatgaaagttttgaccgctatctcagatcttccggtagaaaaaaatctaactttaaaaaaacgatatccaaatttttctttgcttagctgtattttatttcccaatgaaccgattttcaaaactcaaatttcaattttttgacgttaatttgatcattattttcatagaacatacttagtctgtcaaaattcctagttcttcagtatattggaatgatgataaagagattttgAATGTgtgcttcgggtcatattgacccgaacggcatgggaaggttaaacaGCTGATGCGTATTCGAGGATGGAACAAAATATGCTGCAATACAGGCCTTTCATGCAGTACACGTCCTGAAAGTCCTTGGCCACTCTAAATATAAATCCGAGGCTTCTAGAACCTTTATCGACGACGTAGTTCGTATTTAAACTCCAGCTTACGGTCGAGTATGCCCAGATCTTTGATGTGGTCTACCCACGCAATGGACTCATCTCCTaagaagtaccgtaaactgggggaactttgatcacttttttcattcatttttgaatattttggaaggggttgccttttcgtaatacctaaaagctttaaaacccttactgaggtgaggagtatcaaacatgatcattgattgcagtaaattcaaacgacatttgtgggcataattaaatgtttgttacaaaaccaggtttcgagtttcggggtaactttgatcactatggtttttacgtgtctcaacatcttcaaatttattgttttgatgccatttagcacagaaggctcaaaacatcgataaaagtaatt
It includes:
- the LOC129746571 gene encoding synaptojanin-1; translated protein: MALSKGFRVLEKSKPPSPHSVLLEHRNKSETLLFESQAVAVLSAQETEIVRKQYTKVLDAYGCLGVLQLNAGDSSLLYLVMVTGCFSVGKIVDYEVFRITQTQFVSLQYQPTNEDRISEIRKVLNSGTFYFSFANQSASSTLQQVGGSSGYNFDITLSAQRRRRTTKTDNRFFWNRMLFIHMLRFGVECEFWLLKAMCGSVEIRTVYAGSKQARAAIISRLSCERAGTRFNVRGTNDEGCVANFVETEQCIYLDAEVSSYIQTRGSVPLFWEQPGVQVGSHKVKLSRGFETSRSAFDRHMTAMKSRYGKQAIINLLGTSLIGSKEGEASLSNEFQRHHKESNHTDVPHIVFDYHQECRGGNTGALSKLKAKIDAMCSDFGLFHAVGDSVFREQKGAIRTNCLDCLDRTNCVQTYIGLEILNEQISQMSTLSDKKQQISSRFEEVFRQMWINNGNEVSKIYAGTGAIQGGSKLMDGARSAARTIQNNLLDNSKQEAIDVLLVGSTLSSELADRARILLPSNLLHAPTPVLREMCRRYDEFVGPYDMRIACGTYNVNGGKHFRSVAYKDVSLADWLLDCHKLARSRSLVDVANPEDTNEPPIDIFAVGFQEIVDLNASNIVAASSDNAKAWAEELQKVISRDEEYVLLTYQQLVGVCLYIYVRPQHAPYIRDVASDCVKTGLGGATGNKGAAAIRFVIHGTSICFVCAHFAAGQSQVTERNADYAEITRKIAFPMGRTLKSHDYVFWCGDFNYRIDMDKEELKETLKQNDLASVLQFDQLRIQQNTGSVFNDFLEGEISFQPTYKYDLFSDDYDTSEKCRAPAWTDRVLWRRRKQSPDADKHPNWNPGRLVHYGRAELKQSDHRPVIAIIDVELCKIDPQRRAQVFNDVITDLGPPDGTILIQSMNSSSNADSGDEDEGSIYDENLMSALIQELTQIGEVTLVRFVGDIMWVTFRDGQSALTAAQKKFVQVCGVSLSIKLKTDNWIQRVEQEILLCTPNTVSFCDSQMGDYNSLGIPEVPSRPKSPPTMQQPPLRPAPPSRPPLPKSPQASPKHQPQAPQSSTHHHHHPKVGVISLGAEVLMASKLQQKPAVPPSPLVPTSATTKTTPPIEEYASSSPILGSSAHGSSSNTPLQDTGAIYEEISDDIAIPEPRGPPPPPPRCDVYDLDVATNNSGNNKPQQSSVITKSSPTGGATSGGSSGAGSPLTAQPPSGAPTGGPPKMNPPPLPVRRGAPPPIPNRSGGAPPLPARPNNS